The Candidatus Arthromitus sp. SFB-mouse-Japan genome includes a region encoding these proteins:
- a CDS encoding MBL fold metallo-hydrolase yields the protein MSGINVYRVPLGSYECNCYLVHNTADNNTIIIDCGDGKELVNYIEKNNLNLNIKYGLLTHGHFDHTMGVEYIQRHFNTTFFMSLPDLQSQYDEPYLFTKLYNINPVYDNLILNFDSFEVEVIATPGHTLGSVSYRIDDLLFTGDTLFKGTIGRTDLYGGDFNTIIESIRFKLFSLPDDTIVYPGHGEESSIGEEKINNRFLRDILGDENLDG from the coding sequence GTGAGTGGTATTAATGTTTATAGAGTTCCGTTAGGGAGTTATGAGTGTAATTGTTATTTGGTTCATAACACGGCTGATAATAATACAATCATTATTGATTGTGGGGATGGTAAAGAATTAGTTAACTACATTGAGAAAAATAATCTTAATTTAAATATAAAATATGGATTACTTACACATGGACATTTTGATCATACTATGGGAGTAGAGTATATACAACGTCATTTTAACACAACATTTTTTATGTCTCTACCAGATTTACAATCTCAATATGATGAGCCATATTTATTTACAAAATTATATAATATAAATCCTGTATACGATAATTTGATATTAAATTTTGATAGTTTTGAGGTGGAAGTAATAGCTACTCCCGGGCATACTCTTGGAAGTGTAAGTTATAGGATTGATGATTTGCTTTTTACTGGTGATACTCTTTTTAAGGGAACAATAGGAAGGACTGATTTGTATGGTGGAGATTTTAATACGATTATAGAGAGCATTAGATTTAAATTATTTAGCTTACCAGATGATACGATAGTTTATCCAGGTCATGGTGAGGAAAGTAGCATAGGAGAAGAAAAAATTAATAATAGGTTTTTAAGAGATATATTAGGAGATGAAAATTTGGATGGATAA
- a CDS encoding RelA/SpoT family protein has translation MYQKLESIISRLSSENRDSIITAFNFAFNAHINQKRIDGEPYIVHPLEVAYILSEMNLDVNTIIGGLLHDVIEDTEFTYSDIATTFGEEVAILVEGVSKLDKINYKTKEEAQAGNIRKMLMAMTKDIRVILIKLADRLHNMRTLKYLSEHKQQEKSKETLNIFVPLAHRLGISKIKWELEDLSFRYLNPDEYYKIAKLVSEKRDDREKLTNKIITEFKEVLSESNVNAIIEGRPKHLYSIYKKLIQKNKTIDEIFDLIAIRVIVDNIKNCYIALGLAHEKYNPISNKFKDYIAMPKSNNYQSLHTTVLTKSGKPFEIQIRTKQMHKVAELGIAAHFKYKEQTDTKDSFDEKFVWIREVVEWLTETKNPTEVMENFKTDLIFQEIFVFTPEGKVISLPIGSTPVDFAFRIHTDVGYRCEGARVNKKMVTLDHILETGNIVEIITSKQMKGPSIDWLGFVKSNHAKSKIRQWFNKIAKEDNIARGKYLFEKECKKRSIRLNDVYINKLLKSLSVFNLDELYFSLGTGNITFHTVLSKITDLSSENFIDKKTDKKDYSNIEYKQHHTSPKSSYKNEVLIEGQSNLLTKFAKCCTPVCGDDIVGFITRGKGITVHRKDCQNAIKCSDKERIINIEWYYINNRKYDVDICVTFRNVTSFIIEDISKVVKSFNVYIKSINFREVDSEISKADIRINIDSREKLDKLIASLRGVKGVFNVFRPNTNSN, from the coding sequence ATGTATCAGAAATTAGAATCTATAATAAGTAGATTAAGCAGTGAAAATAGAGATTCAATAATAACAGCGTTTAATTTTGCTTTTAATGCACATATAAATCAAAAAAGAATAGATGGCGAGCCTTATATTGTACATCCTCTTGAAGTTGCGTATATTCTATCAGAAATGAATTTAGATGTAAATACTATAATAGGTGGACTTTTACATGATGTTATTGAAGATACTGAATTCACATATTCAGATATAGCGACAACTTTTGGTGAGGAGGTTGCTATTCTGGTTGAAGGTGTTTCTAAATTAGATAAAATAAATTATAAGACAAAAGAAGAAGCACAAGCGGGGAATATTAGAAAAATGTTAATGGCTATGACAAAAGATATTAGGGTTATTTTGATTAAACTCGCTGATAGGCTTCATAATATGAGAACTTTAAAATATTTATCTGAACATAAACAACAGGAGAAGTCTAAAGAAACATTAAATATATTTGTACCCTTAGCACATAGATTAGGAATAAGCAAAATAAAATGGGAATTAGAAGATTTATCTTTTAGATATTTGAATCCAGATGAATATTATAAAATAGCTAAATTGGTTTCTGAAAAAAGGGATGATAGGGAAAAGTTAACTAATAAAATAATAACGGAGTTTAAAGAAGTCTTAAGCGAATCTAATGTAAATGCTATTATTGAAGGCAGGCCCAAACATTTATATAGTATATATAAAAAATTAATTCAGAAGAATAAAACTATAGATGAAATTTTTGATTTGATAGCTATAAGAGTTATTGTTGATAATATAAAGAATTGTTATATAGCTTTAGGTTTAGCACATGAAAAGTATAATCCGATTTCTAATAAGTTTAAGGATTATATAGCAATGCCTAAGTCGAATAATTACCAATCGCTTCATACAACAGTTCTTACTAAAAGCGGGAAACCTTTTGAAATACAGATTAGGACTAAACAAATGCATAAAGTTGCAGAATTAGGAATAGCGGCACATTTTAAATATAAGGAGCAAACAGATACAAAGGATAGTTTTGATGAAAAATTTGTATGGATTAGAGAAGTTGTAGAGTGGCTTACTGAGACAAAAAATCCTACAGAAGTTATGGAAAATTTTAAAACAGATTTGATATTCCAAGAAATATTTGTTTTTACCCCTGAAGGGAAAGTTATATCTTTGCCTATTGGATCTACTCCTGTAGATTTTGCTTTTAGAATTCATACGGATGTGGGGTATAGGTGTGAAGGGGCTAGAGTTAATAAAAAAATGGTTACTTTAGATCATATACTGGAAACAGGAAACATAGTTGAGATTATTACTTCTAAGCAAATGAAAGGTCCTAGTATAGATTGGTTAGGGTTTGTTAAAAGTAATCATGCTAAAAGTAAAATACGTCAATGGTTTAATAAAATAGCTAAGGAGGACAATATAGCTAGAGGTAAATATTTATTTGAAAAGGAATGTAAGAAAAGGTCTATACGTTTAAATGATGTATATATTAATAAACTTCTAAAGTCTCTATCTGTATTTAACTTAGATGAGTTATACTTTAGTTTAGGAACAGGGAATATAACATTTCATACTGTTTTATCTAAGATAACTGATTTGTCATCAGAAAATTTCATCGACAAGAAAACTGATAAAAAAGATTACTCTAACATAGAATATAAGCAGCACCATACTTCACCTAAATCTAGTTATAAAAATGAAGTATTAATAGAGGGGCAAAGTAATTTATTAACTAAATTTGCTAAATGTTGTACTCCAGTTTGTGGAGATGATATAGTTGGATTTATAACTAGAGGTAAGGGAATAACTGTACACAGAAAAGATTGTCAAAATGCAATTAAATGTTCAGATAAAGAAAGAATTATAAATATAGAGTGGTATTATATTAATAATAGAAAATATGATGTAGATATTTGTGTGACTTTTAGAAATGTAACATCATTTATAATTGAAGACATTTCAAAAGTTGTTAAGAGTTTTAATGTATATATTAAAAGTATTAATTTTAGAGAAGTAGATTCCGAAATATCTAAGGCAGATATTAGGATTAATATTGATTCTAGAGAAAAACTTGACAAATTAATTGCTTCTTTAAGAGGGGTTAAGGGAGTATTTAACGTCTTTAGACCGAATACAAATAGTAATTAG
- a CDS encoding adenine phosphoribosyltransferase — protein sequence MDLKESIRIIEDFPKKGISFKDITTIIQDGKIFRYVIDLMVSNLKDKKIDLIVAPEARGFIFGIPVAYALGIGFVPVRKKGKLPGDTIGVSYDLEYGKDTLEMHKDALKNNPRVAIIDDLLATGGTIKAVAELVEKAGGEVVELDFVIELEKIGGRDILKGYNVHSFVKYDV from the coding sequence ATGGATTTGAAGGAAAGTATAAGAATTATCGAAGATTTTCCTAAAAAAGGAATAAGCTTTAAGGATATAACAACCATTATACAGGATGGTAAGATATTTAGGTATGTTATAGATTTAATGGTAAGTAATTTAAAAGATAAGAAGATAGACTTAATAGTTGCTCCAGAAGCTAGAGGATTTATATTTGGAATACCTGTTGCGTATGCTTTAGGAATAGGATTTGTACCTGTAAGAAAAAAGGGTAAGCTACCTGGTGATACTATAGGAGTTAGTTATGACTTGGAATATGGGAAAGATACCTTAGAGATGCACAAAGATGCGTTGAAGAATAATCCTAGAGTTGCTATAATTGATGATTTATTAGCAACAGGTGGTACAATTAAAGCTGTGGCAGAACTTGTTGAAAAAGCTGGAGGAGAAGTTGTAGAGTTAGACTTTGTCATAGAGTTGGAGAAGATTGGTGGCAGGGATATATTAAAAGGATATAATGTACATTCATTTGTAAAGTATGATGTATAG
- a CDS encoding DHH family phosphoesterase, with the protein MVDYRNLVLEKGYIGDNYNPFEINGIKEVIDIIDDVISKHTNILIYAPGTLDGVLSTSILMLALRYLKLNVYHYIYDDDQEFDIDGFNEHIELMRVDIVFSLNKIIEIDSPIKIINISNKEKDTVNSSKYILINPYSDDCVYSFKDLTLPALTYKILEGISRFYNLKSMVKFLDLVFISLFNDNVKVYGENYKLLKEGSYFLKNTKNYGLRELVKISSNNITINELINFIDPEYINKNKVTNARLIVELLTVSNSLKANQICKYLIKEVNCKLEEKSWI; encoded by the coding sequence ATGGTAGATTATCGTAATCTTGTTTTGGAAAAGGGATATATTGGTGATAATTATAATCCTTTTGAAATTAATGGTATCAAAGAAGTAATTGATATAATTGATGATGTGATTAGTAAGCATACTAATATATTGATTTATGCTCCAGGAACATTGGATGGTGTATTATCTACATCTATTTTGATGTTAGCATTGAGGTATTTGAAATTGAATGTGTATCATTATATTTATGATGATGATCAAGAGTTTGATATAGATGGATTTAATGAACACATCGAACTTATGAGAGTAGATATAGTATTTTCATTAAATAAGATTATAGAAATAGATTCACCTATAAAGATTATAAATATTTCCAATAAAGAGAAAGATACAGTAAATTCTTCAAAATATATACTAATAAACCCATATTCAGATGATTGTGTATATTCATTTAAGGATTTAACACTACCAGCTTTAACTTATAAAATTTTGGAGGGCATAAGTAGATTTTATAATTTGAAAAGTATGGTTAAGTTTTTGGATTTAGTTTTTATAAGTTTATTTAATGACAATGTTAAGGTATATGGTGAGAATTATAAACTTTTAAAAGAAGGATCGTATTTTTTGAAAAATACTAAGAATTATGGATTGCGTGAGTTAGTTAAAATTAGTTCTAATAATATAACTATTAACGAGTTAATTAATTTTATTGACCCCGAGTATATAAATAAAAATAAAGTTACAAATGCTAGATTAATAGTTGAATTGCTTACAGTATCAAATTCTCTAAAGGCTAATCAAATTTGTAAGTATCTAATTAAAGAGGTAAATTGTAAATTGGAGGAAAAATCATGGATTTGA
- the secF gene encoding protein translocase subunit SecF, with protein MNITKKYKVWFSISIITILIGVALFFYRGINIGIDFVGGTTVLIDIGKEFDKLEVDEILKKYSQNAVSKKVNGTQIEVRGKNFETDEVASFFNELKDKYSLEDSALLSQTEISGSIGKELTIRALIALLIATIVMLVYIIIRFEIYFGIAAVVALIHDVLITLSAYSIFMVPINSPFIASILTIVGYSINDTIVIFDRIRENKKLHSGKSNRYIADLSVKQSLVRCINTSITTIIIILCVYIFVPNVREFSFPILIGIISGTYSSIFIATPLWSMLASKKDNKLNK; from the coding sequence ATGAACATAACGAAAAAGTATAAAGTATGGTTTTCTATATCTATAATTACCATATTAATAGGGGTTGCTCTATTTTTTTATAGAGGGATCAATATAGGTATTGATTTTGTTGGAGGAACTACGGTATTAATAGATATTGGTAAGGAATTTGATAAGTTAGAAGTAGATGAGATATTGAAGAAATATTCTCAAAATGCAGTTTCGAAAAAAGTGAATGGGACTCAAATAGAAGTGAGGGGTAAGAATTTTGAAACTGATGAGGTAGCTAGTTTTTTTAATGAACTTAAAGATAAATATTCGTTAGAAGATTCCGCATTATTATCTCAAACAGAAATAAGTGGATCTATTGGTAAAGAACTTACTATAAGAGCATTAATAGCATTATTAATAGCAACTATAGTGATGCTTGTATACATAATTATTAGGTTTGAAATTTATTTTGGTATAGCTGCTGTGGTAGCATTAATACATGATGTTTTGATAACATTAAGTGCGTATTCTATATTTATGGTACCTATAAATTCTCCATTTATAGCATCAATATTAACAATAGTTGGGTATTCAATTAATGACACCATAGTTATATTTGATAGGATAAGAGAAAATAAGAAATTGCATTCGGGAAAATCAAATAGGTATATTGCAGATTTAAGTGTAAAACAAAGTTTAGTTAGATGTATAAACACATCTATTACAACGATTATTATTATACTTTGCGTTTATATTTTTGTGCCTAATGTAAGAGAGTTTTCATTTCCTATACTAATTGGAATAATTTCAGGTACATATTCATCTATTTTTATTGCTACCCCATTGTGGTCGATGTTAGCTTCTAAAAAAGATAATAAATTAAATAAATAA
- the secD gene encoding protein translocase subunit SecD translates to MKKDKLTSKGSSLFIFILVLLLFLFCTFWGFKGFEISGYKFKNFNDSIQKGLDLQGGVSVLQEIVDENITKETLQNTRELLSLRVNKFGLSEPVVTIEGSNRIRIDLAGEFDSNDIVKTLTSTGQLNFKNEEGNVLLTGNDVKNATAVLTQDGKAIIQLKFTDEGTKKFAEATGNNINKTIEISMDDQVLTKPVVNTQITDGEAIIEGSMSFEEANKIASIIQSGALPVTLKTISVNKVGPTLGAESLPNTIKSGLIGFIFILIIMFIRYRFPGILSVFSLAIYMILFLFVFALIGAVLTLPGIAGILLTLGMAIDSNILIFERIREELKKGKSVKISIKIGFDKAMNSILDSNITTIIAGLVLYFIGTGSVKGFATTLLIGIVLSMFSSIVITRFLIELFYNMGLRSKRSYGFNENEHKKSEGVIIDEHNEKV, encoded by the coding sequence GTGAAAAAAGATAAACTTACTTCGAAAGGATCCTCGCTATTTATTTTTATTTTAGTGTTATTATTATTTTTATTTTGTACATTTTGGGGATTTAAAGGATTTGAAATTTCAGGATACAAATTTAAAAATTTTAATGATTCTATACAAAAGGGACTAGATCTTCAAGGTGGAGTTTCTGTTTTACAAGAGATAGTTGATGAAAATATAACTAAAGAAACACTTCAAAATACTAGAGAGTTATTATCTTTAAGAGTTAATAAATTTGGATTGAGTGAACCTGTTGTTACTATAGAGGGGAGTAATCGTATAAGAATCGATCTTGCAGGCGAATTTGATTCTAATGATATAGTTAAAACTCTTACATCTACAGGTCAGTTAAATTTTAAAAATGAAGAAGGAAATGTACTGCTTACTGGTAATGATGTTAAAAATGCCACTGCAGTTTTAACGCAGGATGGGAAAGCAATAATACAATTAAAATTCACGGATGAAGGAACAAAGAAATTTGCTGAAGCTACAGGGAATAATATAAATAAAACTATAGAGATAAGCATGGACGATCAAGTATTAACAAAACCTGTGGTTAATACTCAAATAACTGATGGAGAAGCAATAATAGAAGGTTCGATGAGTTTCGAAGAGGCTAATAAAATTGCAAGTATTATTCAATCAGGAGCATTGCCAGTTACACTTAAGACTATATCCGTGAATAAGGTTGGTCCGACGTTGGGGGCAGAATCTCTCCCAAATACAATAAAGTCTGGTTTAATAGGATTCATTTTCATATTAATTATTATGTTTATTAGATATAGGTTTCCCGGAATTCTTTCTGTATTTTCTTTAGCAATTTACATGATTTTATTTTTATTTGTATTTGCACTTATAGGTGCTGTTTTAACATTGCCAGGTATAGCGGGTATATTACTAACTTTGGGAATGGCTATTGATTCTAATATTTTGATATTTGAGAGGATAAGAGAAGAATTAAAAAAAGGAAAATCAGTTAAAATATCTATCAAAATTGGTTTTGATAAAGCTATGAATTCTATCCTAGATTCTAATATTACAACTATAATAGCTGGTCTAGTCTTATATTTTATTGGTACAGGTAGTGTAAAAGGTTTTGCAACAACTTTATTAATAGGTATAGTTCTAAGTATGTTTAGTTCTATAGTTATAACTAGATTTTTGATTGAGCTTTTCTATAATATGGGATTAAGGTCTAAAAGGAGTTATGGATTTAATGAAAATGAACATAAGAAAAGTGAAGGAGTGATTATAGATGAACATAACGAAAAAGTATAA
- the scfB gene encoding thioether cross-link-forming SCIFF peptide maturase, giving the protein MELIHKFFIDDFRYVLDVNTGSLMEIDEITYDVLDANEPLTLSEAVRRFENKYSEADLEEVLSEIEELISDNILYTKDMYEEKVKINNEQEYMKAMCLNVVHDCNLKCKYCFADEGEYKGKREIMTLDVAKRALDFLISQSGPRYNIEVDLFGGEPLMAFDMIKQLVEYARSIEKKVNKNIRFTLTTNGILLNDEIIEYLNKNMKNIILSIDGRKEVNDNMRLTAVGTGSYDIIIDKIKKLVEGREEGKEYYVRGTYTHQNLDFSNDFLHLADKGFKEISLEPVVVKEDTEISIRFEDLEQIYDEYDKIYRYLRDSIDKGKNVNFYHYNINLQGGPCVYKRVSACGAGFEYIAITPSGDIYPCHQFVGKKEFIIGNINSLYKDKITEPQIVSEFKDANIYKKEDCNKCWARFYCSGGCQANNHEFTNSILSPYKIGCALQKKRIEMAIALKAYEKSKEKVTN; this is encoded by the coding sequence ATGGAGTTAATTCATAAATTTTTTATAGATGATTTCAGATATGTTTTGGATGTTAATACAGGGTCTCTTATGGAAATTGATGAGATTACTTATGATGTATTAGATGCGAACGAGCCTCTTACATTAAGTGAGGCTGTTAGAAGGTTTGAAAATAAATATTCTGAAGCTGATTTAGAGGAAGTTTTATCAGAGATAGAAGAGTTAATTAGTGATAATATATTATATACTAAAGATATGTATGAAGAAAAAGTTAAAATAAATAATGAACAAGAATATATGAAGGCCATGTGTTTAAATGTTGTTCATGATTGTAATTTAAAGTGTAAATACTGTTTTGCTGATGAGGGAGAGTACAAGGGTAAAAGGGAAATTATGACTCTGGATGTTGCCAAGAGAGCATTGGATTTTTTGATAAGTCAAAGTGGACCAAGATATAATATTGAAGTTGATTTATTTGGTGGTGAACCGCTTATGGCATTTGATATGATAAAACAATTAGTTGAGTATGCAAGAAGCATAGAGAAAAAGGTCAATAAAAATATAAGATTTACCTTAACAACAAATGGGATTTTATTAAATGATGAAATTATTGAATATTTAAATAAGAATATGAAAAATATAATATTGTCAATAGATGGTAGAAAAGAAGTAAATGATAATATGAGATTAACAGCAGTAGGAACAGGCTCTTATGATATTATAATTGATAAGATTAAGAAACTTGTGGAAGGAAGAGAGGAAGGGAAAGAGTATTACGTAAGGGGTACTTATACGCATCAAAATTTGGATTTTTCAAATGATTTTTTACATCTAGCTGATAAGGGATTTAAAGAAATTTCTCTTGAACCAGTTGTTGTTAAGGAAGATACAGAAATATCTATACGTTTTGAAGATTTAGAGCAAATTTATGATGAATATGATAAAATTTATAGATATTTAAGGGACTCTATTGATAAAGGTAAGAATGTTAATTTTTATCATTATAATATAAATTTGCAAGGCGGTCCTTGTGTTTATAAAAGAGTTTCTGCATGTGGTGCTGGATTTGAATATATAGCTATTACTCCAAGTGGAGATATTTATCCATGTCATCAATTTGTTGGCAAGAAAGAGTTTATTATTGGAAATATTAATTCTTTATATAAGGATAAAATAACAGAACCACAGATTGTAAGTGAGTTCAAAGATGCTAACATATATAAAAAAGAAGATTGTAATAAGTGTTGGGCAAGGTTTTATTGTAGTGGTGGTTGTCAGGCTAATAATCATGAATTTACAAATTCAATATTAAGCCCATATAAGATAGGATGTGCATTGCAGAAAAAAAGAATTGAAATGGCCATAGCATTGAAGGCCTATGAAAAATCTAAAGAAAAAGTAACTAACTAA
- the scfA gene encoding six-cysteine ranthipeptide SCIFF, which produces MKHIKILVKNTIKDTLKDTNCKECANSCQSACKTSCTVANIVCEK; this is translated from the coding sequence GTGAAACATATTAAAATTTTGGTTAAAAATACAATAAAAGATACATTAAAAGATACAAATTGTAAGGAATGTGCAAATTCTTGTCAATCTGCATGTAAGACTTCGTGCACAGTAGCTAATATAGTTTGTGAAAAATAA
- a CDS encoding DUF4214 domain-containing protein, whose product MLSKKILKLVLAIVSIAFLCPNFSHNVESKDFKNVNLRSILLRDGDSNESEESKPLPSEEGPILVNSATTEEEFIKYLSEHSEFAVTEQFKLTKKIIEAIKAKINNEDYINFEIYGKGILVIEADLIVNDPNRFRIIRGGGKEGSLLKAETLNTPINIKGIEIQNDLIDQPIIDRVDNVQLVFTSNKIFNGFLNPVSSNNNFVVESTSKIVGQDYIDMSAVLKSPVDFSNNLNLLIQCFLSTQKHMGTMNLDLEKSGNMEFKSVEDGKIIDLDGGYTYNLIPDIDYTDEQENQFIIYANILNFNTFNLERANLTHDSVSLSVFFGTNGNDKNGKRQYPLTLEIKDGSGIIKEMLILEGKEGDRKSYTINNLLPNTTYTATLRDNLGNEISKETFETLSDMGSESSNNRIISILSSDVVRLNDVSIAVNITDESLLESFKTGKDFSVGIEGISVSFDGSILKLEGLVPDKEYKNLSLTYVDNKNVKKIVNITFFRAGMPRNSIGEFVVDVYKKSMGRHPDEVGFAYWYKNIESKTVSPQTFVLNILTEKEFIDRYDTAEEKIEAFYGVILGRNPDEEGLKFWLDEYNSLLANGNTESVSLSQIANRMVNEEEFINRCKELFKSNIDRRMW is encoded by the coding sequence ATGTTATCTAAAAAAATTCTAAAATTAGTTTTAGCTATTGTTTCAATTGCGTTTTTATGTCCTAATTTTTCACATAATGTAGAATCAAAAGATTTTAAAAATGTCAATCTTAGATCTATTCTATTAAGAGATGGAGATAGTAATGAAAGTGAAGAATCTAAACCATTACCGAGTGAAGAGGGTCCGATATTGGTTAATAGTGCTACAACAGAAGAAGAGTTTATTAAATATTTGAGTGAGCATTCAGAATTTGCAGTTACCGAGCAGTTTAAGTTAACTAAAAAGATTATAGAAGCTATTAAAGCAAAAATTAATAATGAAGATTATATCAATTTTGAAATTTATGGAAAAGGAATTTTAGTAATAGAAGCTGATCTTATAGTTAATGATCCGAATAGATTTAGAATAATTAGAGGTGGGGGAAAAGAGGGATCTTTATTAAAAGCAGAAACCTTGAATACTCCTATTAATATTAAAGGTATAGAGATTCAAAATGATTTAATAGATCAACCTATAATTGATAGAGTAGATAATGTGCAGCTAGTATTTACTTCAAATAAAATTTTTAATGGTTTTTTAAATCCAGTATCTAGTAATAATAATTTTGTTGTGGAATCCACATCGAAGATTGTTGGACAAGATTATATAGATATGTCTGCTGTATTAAAATCACCTGTTGATTTTTCTAATAATTTGAATTTACTTATTCAGTGTTTCCTTTCTACTCAAAAACATATGGGTACTATGAACTTAGATCTTGAAAAATCAGGAAATATGGAATTTAAATCTGTAGAAGATGGAAAAATAATCGATTTAGATGGGGGATATACTTATAATTTAATACCTGATATTGACTATACTGATGAACAAGAAAATCAGTTTATTATATATGCTAATATTTTAAATTTTAATACTTTTAATTTAGAGCGTGCAAATTTAACGCATGATAGTGTAAGTTTAAGTGTTTTTTTTGGTACAAATGGTAATGATAAAAATGGGAAGAGGCAGTATCCATTGACTCTTGAGATTAAAGATGGTTCAGGAATTATTAAAGAAATGCTTATATTAGAAGGAAAAGAAGGAGATAGAAAATCTTATACGATAAATAATTTGTTACCTAATACAACTTATACTGCTACTTTAAGAGATAATTTAGGAAATGAGATTTCAAAAGAAACTTTTGAAACTCTTTCAGATATGGGTAGTGAAAGTTCTAATAATCGTATAATTAGTATACTATCTTCTGATGTAGTGAGATTGAATGATGTAAGCATAGCAGTTAATATTACTGATGAATCTTTACTAGAAAGTTTTAAGACAGGAAAAGATTTTTCAGTTGGTATTGAGGGTATAAGCGTATCTTTTGACGGATCAATACTTAAATTAGAAGGTCTTGTTCCAGACAAGGAATATAAAAATTTGTCTCTTACTTATGTAGATAATAAGAATGTAAAAAAAATTGTGAATATTACATTTTTTAGAGCTGGTATGCCTAGGAATTCAATTGGGGAGTTTGTAGTAGATGTGTATAAAAAATCTATGGGTAGACATCCAGATGAAGTGGGTTTTGCATATTGGTATAAAAACATCGAAAGTAAAACTGTATCTCCTCAAACTTTTGTATTGAATATTTTGACTGAAAAAGAATTTATAGATAGATACGATACAGCAGAAGAAAAGATAGAAGCGTTTTATGGAGTAATTTTAGGAAGAAATCCTGATGAAGAAGGTTTGAAATTTTGGTTAGATGAGTATAATTCTTTACTTGCTAATGGAAATACTGAATCAGTATCTTTATCACAAATTGCTAATAGAATGGTTAACGAAGAAGAATTTATCAATAGATGTAAAGAATTATTTAAATCTAATATTGATAGGAGAATGTGGTAA
- the yajC gene encoding preprotein translocase subunit YajC: protein MSSFVNLLIPIGFLIILYVIMILPETRRRKKYQSMLDNIKVNDKVITRGGVVAKVISIDNDKNEVVLETAPDRTRMTFLKNSIGTIVVESVEKIDIKSDNS from the coding sequence ATGAGTTCTTTTGTTAATCTACTTATACCTATAGGATTTTTAATAATCTTGTATGTAATAATGATACTTCCAGAGACGAGAAGACGAAAGAAGTATCAATCGATGCTTGATAATATAAAAGTTAATGATAAGGTTATTACTAGAGGTGGAGTTGTTGCTAAGGTTATATCTATAGATAATGATAAAAATGAGGTTGTTTTAGAGACTGCTCCTGATAGGACAAGAATGACTTTTTTGAAAAATTCTATAGGAACTATAGTAGTTGAGTCTGTAGAAAAGATTGATATTAAATCTGATAATTCGTAG